Proteins from one Deinococcus sp. AB2017081 genomic window:
- the prfB gene encoding peptide chain release factor 2 (programmed frameshift) — protein MQDLLEKLASLREYLDIPGKTRRLNELDRELSDPELWNNASRARQVTQEAGTVRRIVDGYRTLESDAQGLSEMLEMADAEEREMLAEEQASVQARVDELYRETLFTMKHADTAAIVRVKSGAGGTESQDWAGMLARMFMRWAERRGFKAELVDQQDGEQAGVLSSEFIIRGEKAYGMMAPEHGVHRLVRVSPFDSNNRRHTSFASVDVVAEVPEEEINIHIPDSDLRRDVFRSQGAGGQGVNTTDSAVRLTHLPTGIAVASQVTRSQIKNHEIALQILKQRLYDIEIKKREAEEAKARGEQKKIEWGSQIRSYVLDKQYIKDHRTGVMKHNPDDVLDGELDDLMWAGLEWMAGKRVAEENADDE, from the exons ATGCAGGATCTACTGGAAAAACTGGCGTCGCTCCGGGAGTACCTT GACATTCCCGGCAAAACGCGACGGCTGAACGAACTCGACCGTGAGCTCAGCGACCCGGAACTGTGGAACAACGCCAGCCGCGCACGGCAGGTCACGCAGGAGGCCGGTACCGTGCGCCGGATCGTCGACGGATACCGCACGCTGGAATCTGATGCCCAGGGTCTGAGCGAGATGCTGGAGATGGCCGACGCCGAGGAGCGCGAGATGCTGGCCGAGGAACAGGCGAGTGTCCAGGCCCGTGTGGACGAGCTGTACCGCGAGACGCTCTTCACCATGAAGCACGCCGACACGGCCGCGATCGTGCGCGTCAAGAGCGGGGCGGGCGGCACCGAGTCGCAGGACTGGGCGGGGATGCTCGCGCGGATGTTCATGCGCTGGGCGGAACGCCGGGGCTTCAAGGCCGAACTGGTCGATCAGCAGGACGGCGAACAGGCCGGGGTACTGAGTTCTGAATTCATCATCCGGGGCGAGAAGGCCTACGGCATGATGGCTCCGGAGCACGGTGTGCACCGCCTGGTGCGGGTCTCGCCGTTCGACAGCAACAACCGGCGGCATACTTCGTTCGCATCGGTGGATGTGGTCGCGGAGGTGCCCGAGGAGGAGATCAACATCCACATCCCGGACTCCGATCTGCGGCGCGACGTGTTCCGCTCGCAGGGAGCCGGCGGTCAGGGTGTGAACACCACGGACTCCGCCGTGCGCCTGACCCACCTGCCGACCGGCATCGCCGTGGCGTCCCAGGTCACCCGGAGCCAGATCAAGAACCACGAGATCGCCCTGCAGATCCTCAAGCAGCGCCTGTACGACATCGAGATCAAGAAACGCGAGGCCGAGGAAGCCAAGGCACGGGGCGAGCAGAAGAAGATCGAATGGGGGTCACAGATCCGCTCGTATGTGCTCGACAAGCAGTACATCAAGGATCACCGCACCGGCGTGATGAAGCACAACCCGGACGACGTGCTCGACGGCGAGCTCGACGACCTGATGTGGGCCGGCCTGGAATGGATGGCCGGCAAGCGCGTGGCCGAGGAGAACGCCGACGACGAATGA
- a CDS encoding dienelactone hydrolase family protein translates to MLKHTLSLSAFVLSSLALGQAVKGGDVTVTSFGKDYRSYLSAPASATPKPAVILIHSFNGLEQGYKDLVDEMAGAGYVTLALGWQTFEKEPSDATVKALVEDGLKFLAARKDVNMNAVGLTGFCAGGRYTMLLLPQMKQFKAGVAWYGFPDQGGTAAKPQAPAALIGDLSTPMLILHGTKDVPSPIAGIYSYAQKLDAAGKNFKLSVYQGEPHGFLLSNSLIADTPASRGARQDMLTYFGTWLK, encoded by the coding sequence ATGCTCAAGCACACGCTGTCTCTGTCCGCGTTCGTTCTGTCGTCTCTCGCGCTGGGCCAGGCGGTCAAGGGTGGGGACGTGACCGTCACCAGCTTCGGTAAGGACTACAGGAGCTACCTGTCCGCGCCGGCGAGCGCGACGCCCAAACCGGCCGTGATCCTGATCCACTCGTTCAACGGGCTGGAGCAGGGCTACAAGGATCTGGTGGACGAGATGGCGGGAGCCGGCTACGTGACGCTGGCGCTGGGCTGGCAGACCTTCGAGAAGGAGCCCAGCGACGCCACGGTCAAGGCGCTGGTCGAGGACGGCCTGAAGTTCCTGGCGGCCAGGAAGGACGTGAACATGAACGCGGTGGGCCTGACCGGCTTCTGTGCAGGCGGGCGCTACACCATGTTGCTGCTGCCGCAGATGAAGCAGTTCAAGGCGGGCGTGGCGTGGTACGGCTTCCCGGATCAGGGCGGTACGGCGGCCAAGCCCCAGGCCCCGGCGGCGCTGATCGGTGACCTGAGTACGCCCATGCTGATCCTGCACGGCACGAAGGACGTTCCCAGCCCGATCGCCGGGATCTACAGTTACGCGCAGAAGCTGGACGCGGCTGGGAAGAACTTCAAGCTCAGCGTGTATCAGGGCGAGCCGCACGGGTTCCTGCTCAGCAACAGCTTGATCGCCGACACGCCGGCCAGCCGGGGAGCACGTCAGGACATGCTGACCTACTTTGGAACCTGGCTCAAATAG
- the rpsF gene encoding 30S ribosomal protein S6, producing MNTYDLNLILNPNLSAEQVQIEKDFIESTMKNAGAELSNLDDLGNRRLAYQVGKDREGYYLMYTIKAAGNPEKDIASTLRLRDHVRRVLVVKDRPEWKTKKA from the coding sequence ATGAACACATACGACCTGAATCTCATCCTCAACCCGAACCTGAGCGCCGAGCAGGTGCAGATCGAGAAGGATTTCATCGAGAGCACCATGAAGAACGCCGGGGCCGAGCTGAGCAACCTGGACGACCTGGGCAACCGCCGCCTGGCCTACCAGGTGGGCAAGGATCGCGAGGGCTACTACCTGATGTACACCATCAAGGCCGCTGGCAACCCCGAGAAGGACATCGCGTCCACCCTGCGCCTGCGCGACCACGTCCGCCGCGTCCTGGTGGTGAAAGACCGCCCGGAGTGGAAGACCAAGAAGGCCTGA
- the rplI gene encoding 50S ribosomal protein L9, which produces MQVILLEPGKLGKTGDVVEVKNGYARNWLIPQGIAAPATSSNMKSLEARIRSRQKIQAAEKKTAEDLASRLNGVAVELSVRAGEGKIYGAVTHADVAGALDKLGFDVDKRKIDMPKTVKEIGEYDIAYRAHPEVTIPMKLVVHATK; this is translated from the coding sequence ATGCAAGTCATCCTTCTGGAACCCGGCAAGCTGGGCAAGACCGGCGACGTGGTCGAGGTCAAGAACGGCTACGCCCGCAACTGGCTGATCCCCCAGGGCATCGCCGCGCCTGCCACCAGCAGCAACATGAAGAGCCTCGAGGCGCGGATCCGTTCGCGCCAGAAGATCCAGGCCGCCGAGAAGAAGACGGCCGAGGATCTGGCCAGCCGCCTGAACGGCGTCGCCGTGGAACTCAGCGTCCGCGCCGGTGAAGGCAAGATCTACGGGGCCGTCACGCATGCCGACGTCGCCGGAGCGCTCGACAAGCTGGGCTTCGACGTGGACAAGCGCAAGATCGACATGCCGAAGACCGTCAAGGAAATCGGCGAGTACGACATCGCGTACCGCGCCCATCCCGAAGTCACCATCCCCATGAAGCTCGTCGTCCACGCCACCAAGTAA
- a CDS encoding YqhA family protein has translation MARDPAPTSALGRTRSLTLSGAFGFTRLIVELGVLSSFAFSLALFIAAIAQAYVTIRAALGRLGEAETTKTLIIAAVEQADTLLIGMALLIISFGLQALFVGRVRNVPPWLHIESFDDLKQKLIGIVIVALAVNFFSVALEWKGGSDVLVYGAAIAAVILAVGTFSVILSRQGAARDDTHRLPPPDAHP, from the coding sequence ATGGCCCGCGACCCCGCTCCCACGTCCGCCCTGGGCCGCACCCGCTCGCTCACGCTGTCCGGGGCCTTCGGCTTCACGCGCCTGATCGTGGAGCTCGGCGTGCTGAGCTCCTTCGCGTTCAGCCTCGCGCTGTTCATCGCCGCGATCGCGCAGGCGTACGTGACCATCCGCGCGGCGCTCGGCCGGCTGGGCGAGGCCGAGACCACCAAGACCCTGATCATCGCGGCGGTCGAGCAGGCCGACACCCTTCTGATCGGCATGGCGCTGCTGATCATCTCCTTCGGCCTCCAGGCGCTGTTCGTGGGCCGCGTGCGGAACGTGCCGCCGTGGCTGCACATCGAGTCCTTCGACGACCTCAAGCAGAAGCTGATCGGCATCGTGATCGTGGCGCTCGCCGTGAACTTCTTCAGCGTGGCGCTGGAGTGGAAGGGCGGGTCGGACGTGCTCGTGTACGGCGCGGCGATCGCCGCCGTGATCCTCGCGGTGGGCACCTTCTCGGTGATCCTCAGCCGCCAGGGGGCCGCGCGCGACGACACGCACCGCCTCCCGCCGCCCGATGCCCACCCTTGA
- the ssb gene encoding single-stranded DNA-binding protein yields MARGMNHVYLIGALARDPELRYTPNGTAVFEATVAGEDHVVGTDGRERKLPWYHRVSILGKPAEWQAERNLKGGDAVMVEGTLDYSQWEAPEGGKRSMVKVKALRMEQLGTEPELVQDAGGGVRMGRGMNEVVLIGNVVRDPDLRYTPAGDAVLGLGLAVNESWTDRQGQKQEKTHWIDATLWRELAESMKDLKKGDPVVIQGRLVNEAWTDKDGNKRNSTKVEATRVEALSRGAAAGQSGYAASPATPRTQTASSAARPQATRAQPARATATAGGNRSGGLDIDQGLDDFPPEEEDLPF; encoded by the coding sequence ATGGCCAGAGGCATGAACCACGTCTATCTGATCGGCGCCCTCGCCCGCGATCCCGAACTGCGGTACACCCCGAACGGCACTGCCGTGTTCGAGGCGACCGTGGCCGGTGAAGACCACGTCGTCGGCACCGACGGCCGCGAGCGCAAACTGCCGTGGTACCACCGCGTGTCGATCCTCGGGAAGCCCGCCGAATGGCAGGCCGAACGCAACCTGAAAGGCGGCGACGCCGTGATGGTCGAAGGCACGCTGGACTACAGCCAGTGGGAAGCGCCTGAAGGCGGCAAACGCAGCATGGTCAAGGTCAAGGCCCTACGCATGGAACAGCTCGGTACGGAACCTGAACTCGTTCAGGATGCCGGTGGCGGCGTTCGCATGGGCAGAGGCATGAACGAGGTCGTGCTCATCGGCAACGTCGTCCGTGATCCGGATCTGCGCTACACCCCCGCCGGCGACGCCGTGCTCGGACTCGGCCTGGCCGTGAATGAGAGCTGGACGGATCGTCAGGGGCAGAAGCAGGAGAAGACCCACTGGATCGACGCGACGCTGTGGCGCGAGCTGGCCGAGTCCATGAAGGATCTGAAGAAAGGCGACCCCGTCGTCATTCAGGGCCGACTGGTCAACGAGGCATGGACAGACAAGGACGGCAACAAGCGCAACAGCACCAAAGTAGAAGCGACGAGGGTCGAAGCCCTGTCCCGAGGCGCCGCCGCCGGACAATCCGGCTACGCTGCCTCCCCCGCGACGCCTCGCACGCAGACCGCGAGCAGCGCCGCGCGCCCCCAGGCCACCCGTGCACAGCCGGCCAGGGCGACCGCCACCGCTGGGGGGAACCGTTCGGGCGGCTTGGATATTGATCAGGGTCTCGATGACTTCCCACCCGAGGAAGAAGACCTGCCGTTTTAA
- a CDS encoding DinB family protein, translating to MTQDTGDRAAQHPIDGILDILNEAVLGGTPGQGTAFLDGTRADGSGNHGLLATLATVDAVQASHDVNGTSIAGHARHTAFHLEVIVRWERDGDRGPFDWKGSFLPEQVEADEWIAVQTRLKDAYEAVVAFARSRRDAPVDGDVTGGLSGAVAHVAYHLGSIRQMVKVVS from the coding sequence ATGACCCAAGACACCGGTGACCGCGCAGCGCAGCATCCCATCGACGGCATCCTCGACATCCTGAACGAGGCCGTCCTGGGTGGAACGCCCGGTCAGGGCACGGCCTTTCTCGACGGCACCAGGGCCGATGGAAGTGGGAACCACGGCCTGCTGGCCACGCTGGCCACTGTCGATGCGGTACAGGCCAGCCATGACGTGAACGGCACCAGCATCGCGGGTCACGCGCGGCACACGGCCTTCCACCTGGAGGTCATCGTCCGCTGGGAGCGTGACGGTGACCGCGGCCCCTTCGACTGGAAGGGCAGTTTCCTGCCCGAGCAGGTCGAGGCGGACGAATGGATCGCTGTGCAGACCCGGCTGAAGGACGCCTACGAGGCGGTCGTGGCCTTTGCCCGCAGCCGCCGCGACGCGCCGGTCGATGGTGATGTCACCGGCGGCCTGAGCGGCGCTGTCGCCCATGTGGCCTATCACCTGGGCTCAATCCGTCAGATGGTCAAGGTCGTGTCGTGA
- the rny gene encoding ribonuclease Y: protein MTTIWVIVALLVGLVGGFLGGQGRGLRQRAELDDRLQREARAEAERIRAAAEAEARQVREQADQARQDATRRIQEAGEREAQLTALGPQLDAQREQLTTLRAQVEAERSQAKQDMARDREALAGDRQETRREREELKREIERLNRRAEQLDARGEKLDALEERLEERARTLGEHEAELEGRGKQIDLKLYEVANLSPEAARDEIMSRLDAELEEEKAIRVKAMHERATADAKRSARHVIAQAIQRSASETSAALSVSVVPIPNDAMKGRLIGREGRNIRAFEALTGVDLIIDDTPEAVILSSFNPVRREVAKHVLDALVADGRIHPTRIEEMVHKAQEEMKVFIHAQGEEAGIEAGVVGVKPGLVQLLGRMYFRTSYGQNVLKHSIQVAHLTGIMADELGLDASMARRAGLMHDVGKSIDREIDGTHVEIGINLAKRFGEPQEVIDAIAHHHDPENGETLYSVLVAAADAISAARPGARREELESYVRRLEQLEQIAVSFPGVQQAYAIQAGREVRVIVQPEKVTDAQATLLAREIAGRVEQDMEYPGQVQVTVVRESRAVEVAR, encoded by the coding sequence ATGACGACCATCTGGGTCATTGTGGCGCTCCTGGTCGGATTGGTCGGGGGGTTCCTGGGTGGTCAGGGGCGAGGGCTGCGTCAGCGGGCCGAACTCGATGACCGCCTGCAACGGGAAGCCCGTGCGGAAGCGGAACGCATCCGGGCAGCAGCGGAGGCGGAGGCGCGGCAGGTGCGGGAACAGGCCGACCAGGCCAGACAGGACGCCACACGGCGGATTCAGGAAGCAGGAGAACGCGAGGCACAACTCACGGCGCTGGGACCGCAACTCGACGCCCAGCGCGAGCAGCTCACCACCCTGCGGGCACAGGTGGAGGCCGAGCGGTCGCAGGCCAAGCAGGACATGGCCCGCGACCGCGAGGCGCTGGCGGGCGACCGGCAGGAGACGCGGCGCGAGCGCGAGGAGCTCAAGCGCGAGATCGAACGCCTCAACCGCCGCGCCGAGCAGCTCGACGCGCGCGGCGAAAAACTCGATGCGCTGGAAGAACGCCTGGAGGAGCGCGCCCGCACGCTGGGCGAGCACGAGGCGGAACTCGAGGGGCGCGGCAAGCAGATCGACCTCAAGCTCTATGAGGTTGCCAACCTGTCGCCCGAGGCCGCCCGCGACGAGATCATGTCCAGACTGGACGCGGAACTGGAAGAGGAAAAGGCCATCCGCGTGAAGGCCATGCACGAGCGGGCCACAGCGGACGCAAAGCGCTCGGCGCGGCATGTGATCGCGCAAGCCATCCAGCGCAGCGCCTCGGAGACGAGCGCTGCGCTGAGCGTTTCGGTGGTGCCGATCCCGAACGACGCCATGAAGGGCCGCCTGATCGGCCGCGAGGGCCGCAACATCCGCGCCTTCGAGGCCCTGACGGGGGTCGACCTGATCATCGACGACACGCCGGAGGCGGTGATCCTGTCGAGCTTCAACCCGGTGCGCCGCGAGGTCGCCAAGCACGTGCTGGACGCTCTGGTCGCCGACGGCCGGATTCACCCCACCCGTATCGAGGAGATGGTGCACAAGGCGCAGGAGGAGATGAAGGTCTTCATCCACGCCCAGGGCGAGGAGGCCGGGATCGAGGCCGGGGTGGTGGGCGTGAAGCCGGGGCTGGTGCAGCTGCTGGGCCGCATGTACTTCCGCACCAGCTACGGGCAGAACGTCCTGAAACACAGCATTCAGGTCGCTCACCTGACCGGGATCATGGCCGACGAGCTGGGTCTGGACGCCAGCATGGCCCGCCGCGCCGGCCTGATGCACGACGTGGGCAAGAGCATCGACCGTGAGATCGACGGCACGCACGTCGAGATCGGGATCAACCTCGCCAAACGCTTCGGTGAGCCCCAGGAGGTCATCGACGCCATTGCCCACCACCACGACCCGGAGAACGGCGAGACGCTGTACTCGGTGCTGGTGGCCGCCGCCGACGCGATCAGTGCGGCCCGGCCTGGTGCCCGGCGCGAGGAGCTGGAATCCTACGTGCGCCGGCTGGAGCAGCTCGAGCAGATCGCCGTGTCGTTCCCCGGCGTGCAGCAGGCCTACGCCATCCAGGCGGGCCGCGAGGTGCGCGTGATCGTGCAACCGGAGAAGGTCACGGACGCCCAGGCGACCCTGCTCGCCCGCGAGATCGCCGGGCGGGTCGAGCAGGACATGGAGTACCCGGGGCAGGTGCAGGTCACCGTCGTGCGTGAGAGCCGCGCCGTCGAGGTCGCCCGCTAG
- a CDS encoding serine/threonine-protein kinase, with product MTDDRDRIIPGYAMHRVLGRGNTSAVHLAIDPEGRKVALKIPHLETLRVQDAAERFANEVRLTLKFKHPRLVRGWAGTPHGQHAFLSLEYYPQGSLSDHLEQQLVRRLELQRALRILADVASALAYLHKQGAVHQDVKTHNVYLDDQGRAALGDMGSTYFVAQGGKVSGSPYYMAPEIYHGETSSSASDVYSLGILMYELLSGDRPFNGNSYEELMVAHLTRFPVSLSHLNPGVARSVSKMAELALAKRPSDRPTAEAIRREILLSLGEQTDEERGEDDARKPPAEPVKNVGRHGHSTQRTAPRPADTTPPPKTDKDDEKRGWNPFRRRK from the coding sequence ATGACTGACGACCGTGACCGCATCATCCCTGGCTATGCCATGCACCGGGTTCTGGGACGCGGGAATACATCGGCGGTGCACCTGGCCATCGACCCGGAGGGGCGTAAGGTCGCCCTGAAGATCCCGCACCTCGAGACCCTGCGGGTGCAGGACGCCGCCGAGCGCTTCGCCAACGAGGTGCGCCTGACCCTGAAGTTCAAACACCCCCGACTGGTGCGGGGCTGGGCCGGGACGCCACACGGGCAGCATGCGTTCCTGTCGCTGGAGTATTACCCCCAGGGATCGCTGAGTGACCATCTGGAGCAGCAGCTCGTGCGGCGCCTGGAACTCCAGCGTGCCCTGAGGATCCTGGCTGACGTGGCCTCGGCGCTGGCGTATCTGCACAAGCAGGGGGCCGTCCATCAGGACGTCAAGACGCACAACGTCTATCTGGATGACCAGGGACGGGCCGCCCTGGGCGACATGGGCAGCACCTACTTCGTGGCGCAGGGCGGGAAGGTGAGCGGCAGTCCGTACTACATGGCCCCGGAGATCTACCACGGCGAGACCAGCAGCAGTGCCAGCGACGTCTACAGCCTGGGCATCCTGATGTACGAACTCCTCAGCGGGGATCGGCCGTTCAACGGCAACTCCTACGAGGAACTGATGGTCGCCCACCTGACACGCTTTCCGGTGTCATTGAGCCATCTGAATCCCGGCGTGGCCCGCAGCGTGTCGAAAATGGCAGAACTGGCCCTGGCCAAACGCCCCTCAGATCGCCCGACCGCCGAGGCGATCCGGCGGGAGATTCTCCTGTCACTGGGGGAACAGACCGATGAGGAGCGGGGCGAGGACGATGCGCGCAAGCCCCCGGCCGAACCCGTGAAGAACGTCGGCCGGCACGGTCACAGCACCCAGCGGACGGCTCCCCGGCCCGCCGACACCACTCCCCCTCCCAAGACCGACAAGGACGACGAGAAGCGCGGGTGGAACCCCTTCAGACGCCGGAAATGA
- a CDS encoding acyl-CoA-binding protein, translated as MVTPVLTPFEQAQLDVQTLHRKPGTPQLLQLYALYKQGSLGDVQGQRPGGFDFAGNAKFDAWSALRGMTPEHARRDYVALVSSLRESGGAASH; from the coding sequence GTGGTGACCCCGGTATTGACTCCGTTCGAGCAGGCCCAGCTGGATGTGCAGACGCTGCACCGGAAGCCCGGCACGCCCCAGCTGCTCCAGCTGTATGCGCTGTACAAGCAGGGCAGTCTCGGGGACGTGCAGGGACAGCGGCCCGGCGGTTTCGACTTCGCCGGCAATGCGAAGTTCGATGCGTGGTCGGCCCTGCGGGGGATGACACCTGAGCACGCCCGGCGCGACTATGTGGCGCTGGTGTCCTCACTGCGGGAGTCAGGCGGCGCGGCGAGCCACTGA
- a CDS encoding phosphotransferase — protein MQADGGGHPEETLSANAQRKGDIVLKKAGAWSDAVIALLRHLERVGFGGAPRVLGDGYAPDGRMTLTYVPGESAHPGAWPEGTVERIGELLRGLHDATAGFVPDPKLEWWPTWMREVGDDDLVIGHGDASPWNIVGLEMRPSALIDWDFAGPVSRLTELAYAVWLNAQLHDDDIAQRQHLPEAVVRAGQAHQIMDGYRLPTSQRAALVDRMIEVAVQSARHEAISGGVTPDSTSAVAADGYPTLWAITWRTRSAAWMLRNRRLLIQGR, from the coding sequence ATGCAAGCGGACGGGGGCGGACATCCGGAGGAGACGCTCTCCGCCAATGCACAGCGGAAGGGCGACATCGTTCTGAAAAAAGCCGGGGCGTGGTCTGACGCCGTCATAGCCCTCCTCAGACATCTGGAGAGGGTCGGCTTTGGTGGAGCGCCTCGTGTGCTGGGCGATGGCTACGCACCAGACGGCCGCATGACGCTGACGTACGTCCCAGGTGAAAGCGCTCATCCTGGAGCGTGGCCGGAAGGCACGGTGGAGAGGATCGGCGAATTGTTGCGCGGGCTTCATGACGCCACGGCAGGGTTTGTTCCTGATCCGAAGCTCGAATGGTGGCCCACCTGGATGAGGGAAGTCGGCGACGATGATCTGGTCATCGGACACGGTGACGCCTCGCCATGGAACATCGTCGGTCTGGAGATGAGACCCTCCGCCCTGATCGACTGGGACTTTGCCGGGCCGGTAAGTCGCCTGACTGAACTCGCCTATGCGGTCTGGCTCAACGCCCAGCTACACGATGACGACATCGCGCAACGCCAGCATCTGCCGGAGGCAGTGGTTCGGGCGGGGCAGGCGCATCAGATCATGGATGGGTACCGGCTTCCAACCAGCCAACGTGCAGCTCTCGTTGACCGGATGATTGAAGTTGCTGTGCAGAGTGCGCGGCACGAAGCGATTTCTGGTGGAGTCACACCGGACAGCACCTCGGCAGTGGCGGCAGACGGGTATCCCACGCTCTGGGCGATCACCTGGCGGACGCGCAGCGCCGCGTGGATGCTCCGTAACCGGCGACTGCTGATTCAGGGACGCTGA
- the rpsR gene encoding 30S ribosomal protein S18 yields the protein MTQRDNSDRKPRGKGPKRPRKPKVDPFSIGELEITDYKDVKMLRRFVSDTGKILPRRRTGLSAKHQRRIAQTIKIARQLALLPYTEKLVRK from the coding sequence ATGACGCAACGCGACAACAGCGACCGCAAGCCGCGCGGCAAGGGCCCCAAGCGCCCCCGCAAGCCCAAGGTCGATCCGTTCTCCATCGGGGAACTGGAAATCACCGACTACAAAGATGTGAAGATGCTCCGCCGCTTTGTCAGCGACACGGGCAAGATTCTCCCCCGCCGCCGCACCGGCCTCTCGGCCAAGCACCAGCGCCGCATCGCGCAGACGATCAAGATCGCGCGCCAGCTGGCCCTGCTGCCCTACACCGAGAAACTGGTTCGGAAGTAA
- a CDS encoding MOSC domain-containing protein, which yields MKTMQELRSTFPRAGRVDWIGLRTARRAPVQAVDAVEVHPLVGLVGDHGKTVPPRLKALTGQPGEVDHEVHAPPVPGGRGKRQVTLIQAEHLPVIAALAGLDAVTPEALRRNIVVSGVPLLALKDRRFRVGDVVLEGTGECHPCSRMEEAFGEGGYNAVRGHGGLTARVISGGTVRVGDALVPLD from the coding sequence GTGAAGACCATGCAGGAACTGCGCTCGACCTTTCCCCGCGCCGGCCGGGTGGACTGGATCGGGCTGCGCACCGCCCGCCGCGCCCCGGTGCAGGCCGTGGACGCCGTGGAGGTGCACCCCCTGGTCGGCCTCGTCGGCGACCACGGCAAGACCGTCCCACCCCGCCTGAAGGCCCTGACCGGCCAGCCGGGCGAGGTCGACCACGAGGTTCACGCGCCCCCGGTGCCCGGTGGCCGCGGCAAGCGGCAGGTCACCCTGATCCAGGCCGAGCACCTGCCGGTCATCGCCGCGCTGGCCGGCCTGGACGCCGTGACGCCCGAGGCGCTGCGCCGCAACATCGTCGTGAGCGGCGTGCCGCTCCTGGCCCTCAAGGACCGCCGTTTCCGCGTGGGCGACGTGGTGCTGGAGGGCACCGGCGAGTGCCACCCGTGCTCGCGCATGGAGGAGGCCTTCGGCGAGGGCGGCTACAACGCCGTGCGCGGCCACGGCGGCCTGACCGCCCGCGTGATCAGCGGCGGCACCGTCCGCGTGGGCGACGCCCTGGTGCCCCTGGACTGA
- a CDS encoding tRNA (adenine(22)-N(1))-methyltransferase TrmK, which translates to MPTLDARLEAALHLIRADVHADIGSDHAALPVELVRRGHARRAVVVELTPGPLAVARGAVARAGLTDRIDVRAGDGFAPLAPGEADSASMTGMGARTILGILARAGETAPHALVLQPNDAPGLLRAWALAHGHHLVAERLAAGFWTYPVLRFERCPGPDPAYAGLSRAAAVKYGPHLLRAADPLLLAQVRADVARLTPLARPGRPAQDELVAAHDALEWCSNHRQ; encoded by the coding sequence ATGCCCACCCTTGACGCCCGCCTGGAGGCCGCCCTCCACCTCATCCGCGCGGACGTGCACGCCGACATCGGCAGTGACCACGCGGCCCTGCCCGTGGAACTCGTCCGGCGCGGGCACGCGCGGCGGGCCGTGGTCGTGGAGCTCACGCCCGGCCCGCTGGCCGTCGCGCGGGGAGCGGTCGCCCGCGCCGGCCTAACCGACCGGATCGACGTACGCGCCGGCGACGGGTTCGCGCCCCTGGCCCCCGGCGAGGCGGACAGCGCGAGCATGACCGGCATGGGCGCGCGCACCATCCTGGGCATCCTGGCCCGGGCGGGGGAGACCGCGCCGCACGCGCTGGTGCTCCAGCCGAACGACGCGCCGGGCCTGCTGCGCGCGTGGGCGCTGGCGCACGGCCACCACCTCGTCGCGGAACGCCTCGCGGCGGGCTTCTGGACGTACCCCGTACTGCGCTTCGAGCGCTGTCCCGGCCCCGACCCGGCCTACGCCGGCCTGTCCCGGGCGGCAGCCGTGAAGTACGGCCCCCACCTGCTGCGCGCCGCCGACCCCCTGCTGCTCGCGCAGGTGCGCGCGGACGTGGCTCGCCTGACGCCCCTGGCCCGCCCCGGCCGCCCGGCCCAGGACGAACTGGTCGCCGCGCACGACGCCCTGGAGTGGTGCTCCAATCACAGGCAATAA